From one Cucurbita pepo subsp. pepo cultivar mu-cu-16 chromosome LG17, ASM280686v2, whole genome shotgun sequence genomic stretch:
- the LOC111778305 gene encoding polygalacturonate 4-alpha-galacturonosyltransferase-like isoform X2: protein MASKRGLLSVSASQRGRAGRGSRLPVILVIFFLFLSPVIFVFSRTLRGADLEIISSGSVQQDVGWRERIALQQIKSLFSKEVIDVIAASTNDMGPYSLDHFRKSNLSASWKIDGLETTVDGISEKNQVVVDIGKEIHESKEVKNTDDVSQFMDSPAKRSRRQLREKKREKRASQLLQQDDDLLIKLENAAIERSKSVDTSVLGKYSIWRKENENENSDSTVRLMRDQMIMARAYLGIAKMKNKLDLHHELQICLKEIQRALGEASTDADLHRSAPDKIKSMGQILSKAKEQLYDCKLITGKLRAMLQSADEEVRGLKKQSTFLSQLAAKTIPNGIHCLSLRLTIDYHLLPPEKRKFPRSENLENPDLYHYALFSDNVLAASVVVNSTIVNAKDPSKHVFHLVTDKLNFGAMNMWFLSNPPGKATIQVENVDEFKWLNSSYCPVLRQLESAAMKEYYFKAGHPTTLSSGASNLKYRNPKYLSMLNHLRFYLPQVYPKLEKILFLDDDIVVQKDLSGLWDVDLNGKVNGAVETCGESFHRFDKYLNFSNPHIARKFDPNACGWAYGMNMFDLKEWKKRDITGIYHMWQSLNEERLLWKLGTLPPGLITFYGLTHPLDKSWHVLGLGYNPSIDRSEIDNAAVIHYNGNMKPWLELAMTKYRGYWSKYVKYNHPYLRQCKLNE, encoded by the exons ATGGCGTCGAAGAGGGGATTATTGTCCGTTTCTGCTTCACAGAGAGGTAGAGCTGGACGTGGATCTCGACTTCCTGTTATActtgtcattttcttcttgtttctctctcctgtgATTTTCGTCTTCAGTCGAACTCTCCGTGGTGCAG ATCTTGAAATTATTTCGAGTGGTTCTGTTCAACAG GATGTTGGATGGAGAGAAAGAATAGCATTGCAACAGATTAAGTCTCTTTTCTCTAAGGAG gTCATTGATGTGATTGCTGCTAGCACAAATGATATGGGTCCCTATAGTCTTGATCATTTTCGGAAAAGTAATTTGTCGGCTTCATGGAAAATAGATGGTCTGGAGACTACGGTTGATGGCATTTCTGAG AAGAACCAAGTTGTTGTCGATATTGGGAAAGAAATACACGAAAGCAAAGAGGTCAAAAATACAG ATGATGTTTCCCAGTTTATGGATAGTCCTGCAAAGCGGTCTAGGAGG CAACTTCGAGAAAAGAAACGTGAAAAGCGTGCTTCTCAGCTGCTTCAACAGGACGACGACCTTCTGATAAAACTTGAGAATGCTGCTATTGAACGCTCAAAGTCAGTTGATACCTCAGTTTTGGGTAAATACAGTATAtggaggaaagaaaatgagaatgagaactCTGATTCAACTGTACGCTTGATGCGGGACCAAATGATCATGGCAAGAGCATACCTAGGTATAGCAAAGATGAAGAATAAGCTTGACCTGCATCATGAACTCCAGATCTGTTTGAAAGAGATTCAACGTGCCTTAGGAGAGGCAAGTACTGATGCCGATCTCCATCGAAG TGCCcctgataaaataaaatccatgGGCCAAATTTTGTCAAAAGCAAAAGAGCAATTATATGACTGCAAGTTGATAACAGGAAAGCTAAGAGCAATGCTCCAATCAGCTGACGAAGAAGTCAGAGGCTTGAAAAAGCAAAGCACATTTCTCAGTCAGTTGGCTGCCAAGACCATACCTAATGGAATTCACTGCTTATCCTTGCGTCTAACTATAGACTACCACCTTCTTCCTCCAGAGAAGAGAAAATTTCCTAGAagtgaaaatttagaaaatccAGATCTTTATCATTATGCCCTCTTTTCAGACAATGTCTTGGCTGCATCAGTCGTTGTCAACTCAACCATTGTGAATGCCAAG GATCCTTCAAAACATGTATTCCATCTTGTTACAGATAAGCTTAATTTTGGTGCCATGAACATGTGGTTCCTGTCAAATCCTCCTGGAAAAGCCACAATTCAAGTTGAAAATGTTGATGAATTCAAGTGGTTAAATTCATCTTACTGTCCAGTATTACGTCAACTTGAATCTGCTGCAATGAAAGAATACTATTTCAAGGCTGGACATCCGACCACCCTTTCATCTGGTGCATCAAATCTTAAGTACAGAAATCCAAAGTATCTTTCTATGCTTAATCACCTGAGATTCTATCTCCCTCAGGTATATCCCAAGTTGGAAAAGATACTGTTTTTGGATGATGACATTGTTGTTCAGAAGGACTTGTCTGGATTGTGGGATGTGGATCTTAATG GTAAAGTTAATGGTGCAGTCGAAACCTGTGGTGAGAGCTTTCACCGTTTTGATAAATATCTTAACTTCTCCAATCCTCATATTGCAAGAAAATTCGATCCCAATGCATGTGGATGGGCCTATGGGATGAATATGTTTGACTTGAAGGAGTGGAAAAAGAGAGACATTACAGGCATATATCATATGTGGCAGAGCTTA AATGAAGAAAGGTTACTCTGGAAGCTAGGAACATTACCTCCTGGTCTGATTACTTTCTACGGACTGACACATCCACTGGACAAGTCGTGGCATGTGCTTGGCCTGGGTTACAATCCAAGCATTGACCGGTCTGAGATAGACAATGCAGCAGTGATACACTACAATGGAAACATGAAACCTTGGCTGGAATTGGCTATGACAAAGTATCGTGGTTATTGGTCCAAGTATGTCAAGTACAACCATCCTTACCTTCGCCAATGCAAGTTAAATGAATGA
- the LOC111778398 gene encoding polygalacturonate 4-alpha-galacturonosyltransferase-like, with protein sequence LLQDPSKHVFHLVTDKLNFGAMNMWFLSNPPGKATIQVENVDEFKWLNSSYCPVLRQLESAAMKEYYFKAGHPTTLSSGASNLKYRNPKYLSMLNHLRFYLPQVYPKLEKILFLDDDIVVQKDLSGLWDVDLNGKVNGAVETCGESFHRFDKYLNFSNPHIARKFDPNACGWAYGMNMFDLKEWKKRDITGIYHMWQSLNEERLLWKLGTLPPGLITFYGLTHPLDKSWHVLGLGYNPSIDRSEIDNAAVIHYNGNMKPWLELAMTKYRGYWSKYVKYNHPYLRQCKLNE encoded by the exons TTATTGCAGGATCCTTCAAAACATGTATTCCATCTTGTTACAGATAAGCTTAATTTTGGTGCCATGAACATGTGGTTCCTGTCAAATCCTCCTGGAAAAGCCACAATTCAAGTTGAAAATGTTGATGAATTCAAGTGGTTAAATTCATCTTACTGTCCAGTATTACGTCAACTTGAATCTGCTGCAATGAAAGAATACTATTTCAAGGCTGGACATCCGACCACCCTTTCATCTGGTGCATCAAATCTTAAGTACAGAAATCCAAAGTATCTTTCTATGCTTAATCACCTGAGATTCTATCTCCCTCAGGTATATCCCAAGTTGGAAAAGATACTGTTTTTGGATGATGACATTGTTGTTCAGAAGGACTTGTCTGGATTGTGGGATGTGGATCTTAATGGTAAAGTTAATGGTGCAGTCGAAACCTGTGGTGAGAGCTTTCACCGTTTTGATAAATATCTTAACTTCTCCAATCCTCATATTGCAAGAAAATTCGATCCCAATGCATGTGGATGGGCCTATGGGATGAATATGTTTGACTTGAAGGAGTGGAAAAAGAGAGACATTACAGGCATATATCATATGTGGCAGAGCTTA AATGAAGAAAGGTTACTCTGGAAGCTAGGAACATTACCTCCTGGTCTGATTACTTTCTACGGACTGACACATCCACTGGACAAGTCGTGGCATGTGCTTGGCCTGGGTTACAATCCAAGCATTGACCGGTCTGAGATAGACAATGCAGCAGTGATACACTACAATGGAAACATGAAACCTTGGCTGGAATTGGCTATGACAAAGTATCGTGGTTATTGGTCCAAGTATGTCAAGTACAACCATCCTTACCTTCGCCAATGCAAGTTAAATGAATGA
- the LOC111778305 gene encoding polygalacturonate 4-alpha-galacturonosyltransferase-like isoform X1 yields MASKRGLLSVSASQRGRAGRGSRLPVILVIFFLFLSPVIFVFSRTLRGADLEIISSGSVQQDVGWRERIALQQIKSLFSKEVIDVIAASTNDMGPYSLDHFRKSNLSASWKIDGLETTVDGISEKNQVVVDIGKEIHESKEVKNTDDVSQFMDSPAKRSRRQLREKKREKRASQLLQQDDDLLIKLENAAIERSKSVDTSVLGKYSIWRKENENENSDSTVRLMRDQMIMARAYLGIAKMKNKLDLHHELQICLKEIQRALGEASTDADLHRSAPDKIKSMGQILSKAKEQLYDCKLITGKLRAMLQSADEEVRGLKKQSTFLSQLAAKTIPNGIHCLSLRLTIDYHLLPPEKRKFPRSENLENPDLYHYALFSDNVLAASVVVNSTIVNAKDPSKHVFHLVTDKLNFGAMNMWFLSNPPGKATIQVENVDEFKWLNSSYCPVLRQLESAAMKEYYFKAGHPTTLSSGASNLKYRNPKYLSMLNHLRFYLPQVYPKLEKILFLDDDIVVQKDLSGLWDVDLNGKVNGAVETCGESFHRFDKYLNFSNPHIARKFDPNACGWAYGMNMFDLKEWKKRDITGIYHMWQSLNEERLLWKLGTLPPGLITFYGLTHPLDKSWHVLGLGYNPSIDRSEIDNAAVIHYNGNMKPWLELAMTKYRGYWSKYVKYNHPYLRQCKLNE; encoded by the exons ATGGCGTCGAAGAGGGGATTATTGTCCGTTTCTGCTTCACAGAGAGGTAGAGCTGGACGTGGATCTCGACTTCCTGTTATActtgtcattttcttcttgtttctctctcctgtgATTTTCGTCTTCAGTCGAACTCTCCGTGGTGCAG ATCTTGAAATTATTTCGAGTGGTTCTGTTCAACAG GATGTTGGATGGAGAGAAAGAATAGCATTGCAACAGATTAAGTCTCTTTTCTCTAAGGAG gTCATTGATGTGATTGCTGCTAGCACAAATGATATGGGTCCCTATAGTCTTGATCATTTTCGGAAAAGTAATTTGTCGGCTTCATGGAAAATAGATGGTCTGGAGACTACGGTTGATGGCATTTCTGAG AAGAACCAAGTTGTTGTCGATATTGGGAAAGAAATACACGAAAGCAAAGAGGTCAAAAATACAG ATGATGTTTCCCAGTTTATGGATAGTCCTGCAAAGCGGTCTAGGAGG CAACTTCGAGAAAAGAAACGTGAAAAGCGTGCTTCTCAGCTGCTTCAACAGGACGACGACCTTCTGATAAAACTTGAGAATGCTGCTATTGAACGCTCAAAGTCAGTTGATACCTCAGTTTTGGGTAAATACAGTATAtggaggaaagaaaatgagaatgagaactCTGATTCAACTGTACGCTTGATGCGGGACCAAATGATCATGGCAAGAGCATACCTAGGTATAGCAAAGATGAAGAATAAGCTTGACCTGCATCATGAACTCCAGATCTGTTTGAAAGAGATTCAACGTGCCTTAGGAGAGGCAAGTACTGATGCCGATCTCCATCGAAG TGCCcctgataaaataaaatccatgGGCCAAATTTTGTCAAAAGCAAAAGAGCAATTATATGACTGCAAGTTGATAACAGGAAAGCTAAGAGCAATGCTCCAATCAGCTGACGAAGAAGTCAGAGGCTTGAAAAAGCAAAGCACATTTCTCAGTCAGTTGGCTGCCAAGACCATACCTAATGGAATTCACTGCTTATCCTTGCGTCTAACTATAGACTACCACCTTCTTCCTCCAGAGAAGAGAAAATTTCCTAGAagtgaaaatttagaaaatccAGATCTTTATCATTATGCCCTCTTTTCAGACAATGTCTTGGCTGCATCAGTCGTTGTCAACTCAACCATTGTGAATGCCAAG GATCCTTCAAAACATGTATTCCATCTTGTTACAGATAAGCTTAATTTTGGTGCCATGAACATGTGGTTCCTGTCAAATCCTCCTGGAAAAGCCACAATTCAAGTTGAAAATGTTGATGAATTCAAGTGGTTAAATTCATCTTACTGTCCAGTATTACGTCAACTTGAATCTGCTGCAATGAAAGAATACTATTTCAAGGCTGGACATCCGACCACCCTTTCATCTGGTGCATCAAATCTTAAGTACAGAAATCCAAAGTATCTTTCTATGCTTAATCACCTGAGATTCTATCTCCCTCAGGTATATCCCAAGTTGGAAAAGATACTGTTTTTGGATGATGACATTGTTGTTCAGAAGGACTTGTCTGGATTGTGGGATGTGGATCTTAATGGTAAAGTTAATGGTGCAGTCGAAACCTGTGGTGAGAGCTTTCACCGTTTTGATAAATATCTTAACTTCTCCAATCCTCATATTGCAAGAAAATTCGATCCCAATGCATGTGGATGGGCCTATGGGATGAATATGTTTGACTTGAAGGAGTGGAAAAAGAGAGACATTACAGGCATATATCATATGTGGCAGAGCTTA AATGAAGAAAGGTTACTCTGGAAGCTAGGAACATTACCTCCTGGTCTGATTACTTTCTACGGACTGACACATCCACTGGACAAGTCGTGGCATGTGCTTGGCCTGGGTTACAATCCAAGCATTGACCGGTCTGAGATAGACAATGCAGCAGTGATACACTACAATGGAAACATGAAACCTTGGCTGGAATTGGCTATGACAAAGTATCGTGGTTATTGGTCCAAGTATGTCAAGTACAACCATCCTTACCTTCGCCAATGCAAGTTAAATGAATGA